One Maniola hyperantus chromosome Z, iAphHyp1.2, whole genome shotgun sequence DNA window includes the following coding sequences:
- the LOC138404483 gene encoding uncharacterized protein produces MDIQAETLITLVQERPVLWDKTEDVYKDKNLKLAAWREVCLILKPNFDELDEKERKQYGKQVSTKWNNIRDSWLKTVKKQKDESKSGSSTKKTRNYLYHEQLMFLKKVSEPRPPHESVSKKARTETEVGMESDFRSPLIKDKKKIDNKEVNDRMVKFLDSRINPEKENHHLSFFKGIIPILNTLTIEETLEFQASVMTMLQKIKSRNYERPNYGHWRDSYNQITGPDQYSGYYTHNSVNQQPIPTQDQHYPGYSTQYNSSNQQATTSIPSTSSQTSNPIPASPSASSNRSIHSQDSDYLDFEGI; encoded by the exons ATGGATATTCAAGCAGAAACTTTAATTACGCTTGTCCAAGAGAGACCTGTTCTGTGGGATAAGACCGAAGACGTTTATAAAGACAAAAACTTAAAGTTAGCAGCATGGCGTGAAGTATGTTTAATACTGAAACCAAACTTCGATGAACTGgatgaaaaagaaagaaaacagtACG GAAAACAGGTTTCAACTAAATGGAATAATATACGAGATTCGTGGCTTAAGACAGTAAAGAAACAAAAAGATGAGTCTAAATCTGGATCTTCGACCAAAAAGACACGAAATTATTTATATCACGAGCAattaatgtttttgaaaaaagtcTCCGAACCTCGACCACCACATGAGTCAGTTTCAAAAAAAGCAAGAACCGAGACTGAAGTAGGCATGGAATCAGATTTTCGTTCACCTTTaattaaagataaaaaaaaaattgataataaaGAGGTAAATGACAGGATGGTAAAGTTTTTGGACTCCAGAATAAACCCAGAAAAGGAAAACCATCATCTATCTTTCTTCAAAGGCATTATACCAATCTTGAACACTTTAACTATCGAAGAGACTTTAGAATTTCAAGCTAGCGTCATGACAATGttgcaaaaaattaaaagtaggaaTTATGAGAGACCAAATTACGGACATTGGCGTGATTCATATAATCAGATAACCGGACCAGATCAGTATTCTGGATACTACACACATAATAGCGTCAATCAACAGCCAATACCTACGCAAGATCAACACTACCCTGGATACTCTACGCAATATAATAGTAGCAATCAACAGGCAACAACATCTATACCATCAACTTCATCTCAGACATCGAATCCGATTCCAGCTTCGCCATCAGCATCTAGTAATCGTTCCATACATTCCCAAGACTCAGATTACTTAGATTTTGAAGGGATTTAA